In Desulfomonilaceae bacterium, the genomic window GCCTGGAAAATCATCAGTACTAATTTTTGCCCAAGGCCAGACCAACCTGAACTTATACGCTGATGTGTATCCACGTTATGAAATGTGGCTGAAGCGGTACGGATTCGCCAACAACTATTCGTTGCGAATGAACGGGCCAAGACCCGCCGGATCGTTCTCGGAGCGGCAGGATTTAATCACCGAAGCTGAAGCAATCGCCAAAAAACTTGTTGAACCGGCTACCAAAGCTTCATCGGACAAGTGGTAAACTTTCCCTCACGGGGTAGTGTGTAGAGGGCAGGGGGGATGTCCGAAACGGCTGATATGGTCATCCTGACGTCCTGCCCTAAACTGAAGTCATTTTATTTTGCCTGAAATCTCTTGAATTTCTGCATCGCCACATACAACGCAGGGGTGAAAAACACCCCCAGCATGGTGACGCCAAGCATTCCAGCGCATACGGCCGTTCCCAGCGCTTGTCGACTCGCTGCGCCTGCGCCCTGAGCGATCACCAGCGGTGAGACTCCCACGATAAACGCGAAAGACGTCATCAGGATGGCCCTGAAGCGCAATCTAGCTCCTTCGACAGCGGCTTCAATAGCAATCATTCCGCCGGCTTGTTTCTCCCTTGCAAACTCGACCACCAGAATAGCATTTTTTGCAGACAGCCCGACAAGCAGCACCAACCCCACCTGCGTGTACAGATTGTTGTCCATCCCGCGAACTATAAGACCTGTTACAGCTCCTAGAACCGCCAGTGGGACCACGGCTACGACCGCTATAGGATCGATCCAGCTTTCATATTGCGCAGCCAGTATGAGGACCACTATAAAAATAGCCAGGCCAAACACTGTAAAAATCTGCCCGCCCACTTTCTGTTCCTGGTAAGCCATTCCGGTCCATTCGTATTCGGCTCCTGGAGGAAGATTCTCTTCAGCGAGGTTTTCCATAGATTTGAGAGCCTGGCCAGAACTCGCCCCTTCCGCAGGTTCACCTAATATTCGCACCGCAGGAAACATATTGTATCGGTCTATACGAAGTGGTCCGAGAGAATACTGAATCTTGGCAAGAGTGCCGATAGGAACCATCTGGCCTTCAAGGTTTCTTACCTGAAGACGGGCAATGTCTTCCGGGCTGGAGCGATATTCTGCCGCAGCCTGGACCATAACCTGCCACGTCCGTCCAAATTCGTTAAAATCATTAACATAAGTCGATCCCATGAATGCCTGTAACGTGTCAAAGACAGATTGCAAAGGTACGTGAAGGCTCATGGCTTTCACTCGATCAACATCCACAAAAATCGCAGGCACCCCGGACCTAAATGTTGTATTTACAGATCTGACGTCTGCATTCTGTTGGGCCTCTTTAACTATCTGACCGGCTGATTGACCCAAGGCCTGAAGACCGACGCCTGCTCGGTCTTCAATCCACATTTCAAATCCGCCACTTTGACCTAGACCTGAAATCGGTGGTCTCGAAAAAGCAAAAACAATTGCCTCCTGAATCTCGGAAAACCGCTGGGATAACACGTTCATGATGGACTGTTTGGTCAAACCCTTCTTGAGTCGCTCATCCCAGGGAGCAAGCGCCACAAATCCGCTTCCAAGTGTTGGCCCGGTTCCATCCAAAATGGATGATCCAGGAAGAACCGAATAGCATGCGACACCGTCAGTGGTTTTAATAATCTCCATCACCTTTTTCATAACGGCGTCGGTCCGCTGCAGTGAAGCCCCATCCGGCAGTTGAGCGTTGAGCATTATGAGACCATCATCTTCCGGAGGGAGGAACCCGGTGGGGACTCTGGTAAAGCCATAATAAGTCAATCCCAGGGCAGCTATCCAGCAAAGAATCATCACAGGAATATGTCTGACGAGAAAACTCACTATGGTTGTGTAAATCGCCGTAAGCTTTGCGAAGCCCGCCTCGAACCCCCTGAAAAAAAAGTTTTTCTTTTTTTCCTCCGGGGGTCTTAGCCATAAAGAACACTGCACGGGTTTTAGGGTCAGGGCGTTGACTGCGCTAAGCAAAGTCGTGACTGCAATTGTGAGAGAGAACTGTCTGTAAAGTTGGCCTGAAATCCCACTCAAGAACGAAGCGGGAACAAAAACAGCCATCAAGACAAGAGTGATCCCGATAATTGCCCCTGTAATTTCATCCATGGCCCTTATCGAAGCGTCTTTTGGGGAAAGACCATGCTGGATAATGTTCCTGTCAACGTTCTCCACAACTACAATAGCGTCGTCCACAACGATCCCGATAGCGAGAACCAGTCCAAACATGGTCAACATGTTAATGGAAAAACCCATAACGTACATCAGAGCGAAAGCGCCTATAATAGAAACAGGGATGGTTGTCGCAGGGACTAGTGTGGCTCTCCAATCCTGGAGAAATATGAAAACTACGATGAAGACCAGAATAAAAGCTTCAACAAGCGTAATAACGACTTCCTTGATCGAAGCTCGAACAAACTCAGATGTTTCATAAACAACTTTATAGTCAACTCCTTGAGGGAAACTCTTTTTCATTCCGTCCATGGCATGGCGCACTTCGTCAGCCACATCGAGGGCGTTGGATCCTGGTGTCTGGTAAACAACCATCGTCACGGAAGGCATACCGTTGTAATAGGACAGGGTGTCATAACTTTTTGCGCCCAGTTCGACTCGCCCTATGTCATGAACATGAACAAGACTTCCACCTTGTCCGGTTTTTACGATTATGTCTCCAAACTGCTCCGGGTCGGTTAATCTGCCGAGAGTATTGACCTGAAGGTCCATAACCTGGCCTTGAGGCGCCGGCTGCTGACCGACTCGTCCGGCCGCTACCTGAACATTTTGGCTTTTTAGAGCGGTTACTACATCGTTAGTGGTCAGGTTGTTATACTCGAGCTTGTTTGGGTCCAACCAGACCCTCATGCTGTAGTCTTTGGCGGGAAAAATACTTAGATCCCCAACACCGTGCAATCGGTTGAGTTGGTCCTTTATCGTCGTAGTCACGTAATTTGTCAGAAAAAGATCGTTATGTGACGCGTCAGGAGAATACAGGCTTAGCACGGTGACGAAGGAAGTGGACGCTTTTTTGGTGTTGACTCCTTGTCGCTGAACCTCCGGTGGGAGAGTGGCCATTGCCCATGCGACCCTGTTCTGCACCAATACGGTCGCCATATCGATGTTAGTGCCTAGCTCAAATGTTATCTTGAGGGTATAGGAACCATCAATCCCGCATGTACTGGACATATAGATCATGTTTTCGACGCCGTTGACCTGTTGTTCAATTGGAGCGGCGACAGTGTCCGCCACTACTTTCGGACTTGCTCCGGGATAGGACGCTGTTACCTGAACCATAGGAGGCGTAATTTCCGGAAATTGGGCGATTGGCAGAGAAAAAATACACACCGCCCCGGCCACCATGATTAGTATTGAGACGACGGAGGCGAAAACCGGTCGATTTATAAAAAAGCGACTGAGCATAATAACCTTCTCCGTTTATTTCTTTTCGGAATTTTCTTTTTGTTGACCGGTATTTTCGCCAGTGGGCGCGGATGTGGAAATCGGATTGACAGGCGAGCCAGGTCTGGCCCTTTGTAATCCCGATATTATGACTCTGTCATCAGGGAGAAGTCCCTCATCGATTACTCTCATTCCATTGGGCTCTTCCTGTCCCATCTTTATTCTTTTTTGTCTGACTACGTTTTGACTATCGACCACTAGAAGATATCTTCCGCCCTGATCGAATTGAATAGCGGCTTCCGGAACGATCAGAGCTTGGAATTTTTTGAGTGGGACGCGAACTTTGGCGAACATTCCAGGCAAAAGTAAACCATCTGGATTAGGGAAGATGGCCCGAAATTGAATAGTTCCTGTAGAGGGATTTATCATTGTGTCAGTAAAATCAAGGCGCCCCTCGTGTGGGAAACCCTCTTCGTCCGCTAACTCCAGGAGGACGGGGATCTTTACAACCGTAAGTGGCTCAGGGTTTCTGGGGAGCGGATACATGCGCTTGAGAAACAAGAGATCCAGTTCGCTGACGTTAAAGTAGCAGTAAATAGATTCATCGTTCACAACTGTGGTTAAGAGCGTTTTTTCAGTGGCTCCGACCAGATTGCCAATATCAACATAGTTTCGGCTGACTCTCCCATCGATAGGTGACGTGACTTGAGTAAATTCCAGGTTGAGCCTCGCCTGATCAAGATTGGCCGCTGATAGGTCGACATCGGCTTTTGAAACGTCACTTTTCGCTGTGGCCTGTTGAAGTTTCAGCCAGCTTATAGCCTCCTTTGACTCGAGAGATTTAGCGATTTCTTCATCAGTCTTAGCAAGTTTTAAGGAGGCTTTCTTGGCTTCAAGCTGAGCTTTCGCTTCGCTAACGGCGGCCTGATATTGACGCGGATCGATAACAAAGAGGAGATCCCCTGCCTTTACTTTCTGTTTGGGCTCGAAATTGATTTTTTCCAGAAAACCGGCGACTCTGGCCCTAATATCAACATATTCCAGGGCTGCAGTTGTTCCTGTATAATCGAGACGCTTCTGAGCTTCAGTCTGGATAGGAACGCTTACCGTTACTGTAGGAATCCTGACTGCCTTTTTCTCCGTCTCTTTTTGACAGCCAAGAACAGCAATGACCAGTAAAGCTATCAATAAGGTTACCGACAGCCTGTACAGTGAGCCCATAATCTACTCCTCGTCGAATACGATGACACGGCCTAGCGTAATTTGCCGAACTGAATAACGATCTACTACTGGATAAGTGTCGATTGATCTAACACATAACGAAGAATACCAAAATTCATAACTCAACTGTGAAAACTTTTCTGACGGGAATCAGGGTAGACTATAAATTCAGTGAAAATCTAACACGAATATTCCCGCAAACACGTTTGGTAAATTTAGCGTGTAGAAACCGGAACCTGAATCGTCGGGTAATGTCTACCAAAGTAAGGTACCTTGATGTATTCATCGTAATTTGAGAAAACCTGCATCGAGGGGTATAAAATATTTTCAATCGTGTTTCTAGCGCCCTTGATAAGGCTTTCTGGAGAAAGGAGGTAATGCTAAACAGCTAGCACAGGCGCTCTGGTGTGGTAGCACGTTAATTTCTTGTTGACGCGCGGCCGTGATCTGACGTGTACAACCCTTTTCTGACGAGCTTATGATTAACTCTTCGTCTGTGAGGCAAGCATGGACGTGAGTTCCCACTGTCCTCTAAAAGAAAGGAGATGTCATGATCATTCAAAGAGCCGAACTTTTTAGTGATCTAAGCATGGAAGCGATCAATGAGATCAAAACATCCATGGTCGAAGAGTCCCACAATAAAGGAACCATACTTTTCAGACAGGATGATCCCGCTGATTACTTTTTTACTCTCATGGAAGGCAGAGTAGAACTCGTTGTGGGAAAGCAGGGGGAAATAGACTATACGGTGAGCCTACCAGGCGAAATATTCGGGCTGTCGAGCATGGTCGACCGTGATTGTTACACAGCGGACGCCAAGTGTACAGCGCCGACAAAAGTAGCGAAGATAAAAAAAGATAAGCTTGATCGAATACTCGAAAAATATCCTCGCGATGCTACACTATTCTATAAGCATCTCTCAACCGCCATAATGAGCAGGCTCCTGGACAATTACAATGCGTTTCTATCTCAAGGGACCCTTCAGGGGGTTTCCTACGGGACTGGTCAGGTGGCAGGCGACAGTGAGGAATAGCGTTACATCAAAGAATTCATGCGGGAAAGGCCCCGAGAACATATTTCCGGGGCCTTTCCCGGATTCAGGCAATTGCTTCGGATCTATTTAGAAAGCCATTTCAGGCTTCCAAACTTTCCAGACGTTTCCGACCAGGTCCGAACCAGGCTTCAGAGTAGGCTTACCAGGGGTCCAACCGGACGGTGTGGCCTCACCAGTTTTTCGCACATGTTGAAACGCTTGGACCTGTCGAATTAGTTCGGAGACATTCCGTCCAACAGATGGCGTCAGGACTTCCATTCCCTGAATGACTCCATCAGGATCAATTATGAAACGTCCACGAATGTCCACTCCGGCGTCATCCTCATAAACGCCGTATATTTTGCCGATTTTTCCTCCGGCGTCTGAGAGAAGAGCGAATGGCACGCCGCCGGGAACCATTTTCGAAAGCTCATTTTCCTGCCACATCTTGTGCGAAAAACGGCTGTCGGTGCTCAGCGCCAACACATCTACGCCCATTTTCTGAAGTTCGGGGTATTTTACTGCGACCGCAGTTAGTTCGGTAGGTCAAACAAAGGTAAAATCACCTGGATAGAAGCATAGCGCAACCCAGCGGCCTTTGTAATCGGATAGCTTGATATTCTTAAATTTGCCGTTTTGAAATGCGTTAGCCTCGAAATCGGGAGCGGGTTTTCCAACTCTGGCCTGCGTCATGGCGCCGGAAACAGGGGGATTGATTTGAGCGGATCCCTGTTGAGGCGCTGATGTCGAAGCTATCGGCCCTTTGGCGGTGGCGACGCATGATTCCATATCCTCATTTTTTTTCATTTCAGAACCCGCTGGGTTCTTCCCTCCCTCCGGCGCTCCGCCAGTTGTAGAGGCCGGTGGACTCGCTGCCATGCAGGTCATGGATGTAAAAATTACCAAGACTAACACCTGAAAACATCTTAGAATCATGGTGACCCTCCTTCCTTTCAATAGTTTGAGGACAACATTCACGTCATGGAGACGCTCTAATCCGAAGCTGAGATCATTAAAGACGCGGATTAAAAGTTCTGCCAGGATAATTTATATTGAAGTTAAAACTTCTAAACTTACGTGGCAACCTCATTATGTTGAAGACCATGACTCCAATCGACATTCTGTCAATCCACGAGGACATGGGCCATCCAAAATGCACATTTACGTCGCGATCATGCAACTCGTATTCGACTACCTTCAACAAGGCAATGATGTGCTGGTATACACTACGTCTGACAACCACCATGCGAAAATGATTCGTCGCCAATCGGGCCGGCGTTCCATGCCGGGGATTGTAAAAAGTTACATATACCTCGTTTTGCTGGGGTTCTGAAATCGCCTCTTCTCTTGGGCGTCGAAAATAAATATTTAATTCTTTTTCCGGTGAATCAGCCAAATGCAAAATCAAATCCATGTGGCTGTCAGTGGCCGCTATAGACCTAATCTCCGGCCCTTTCTTTTTTGCGACCATCAAACCGCCAATCAGCACCAGGATGGTAATAGTCGCCCATAGTCCGGTTCCGTGAGGCTTCATCCATGCCAGGAACACAAAGCAACTTACAAAGATCAGAAACATTACCAGCGTCACCATTCTGTTAGTGCTAAACTGGATGACCTCCTTGGTACCCATAAAGTAGCGATAGATGATCAAGGATCCCATGTTGATGCAGAAACTCGCGACAAGTCCTATGGCATACATGTCAGCGAGTATCATCTGGCTGCCTTGAGTTATGATTATAATCGAGGTGAAGAAAACAGCGTTGGTCAGGTGCACCCTGTATAACGAAGCCCTCTGGTTGGTTGCGATGAACCATTTGAAGCCATATCGGGAGGAGACGGCTTCAAGCAACTCGCTTGAGGCTACAAACGCGGTGTTAACAGCCATGATCAAGGTCATACTAGCCAGGATAGCCATGGCTACCCCGAACCATACACCGTTAACCATCGTGGCGTAATGGGTGATAAGATCACCCTCATGTTTTGCAAAGTCGATAGGAGCCGATAGGGCAAGCGCCGCGACAAGCGGTGTAATCAGACCGACTGTCAACGCCAGGAAGATGTAGGATTTCCCAATTTCCCGCCACGATTTTACCAGGCCGGCTGTCTGAAGAACTGATTCGACACCGGAATAGGCAAGAACGCAACTGGCCACCGAGGCTATAAAAATACCGTAATCCCTTGTCCAGGAGCCTGACTCGAATTTGGAAGAAACATGATCCACAGAATTTTTCAGCCGGGCAATGGATTCACCATCCAAGGACACAATTCCGCCGACTATTAAATTAAAGAAAACCAGGCCAGCCAAAATAAATATACAGAAGGTAAATCTGGCGTTTTCTTTTATCCCGAGGATATTTAGGCCGGCTACAGCCCATACGATGGTGATGGAAATCGCCATCTTTCCGATATGAGGGACCATGAAAAAAGAAGTAGCGTTTTCCACTGCGCTGACTGCGGAAAGGCAAGCAGTCAATATGTAATCGACCATTATTGAGGATACAGCGATAAAGGAAACCGTAGGACCGAGCACCAGATATGAAAAAGAATAGACACCGCCACCAAATATCTTGTGGTGTTCAAGGATCTCCGCGATCTCAACAAGCCTGGTGGTCATGTAATGAATAAATCCGGCTGTGAACGCTATGAAGACGATTGCGCTCGGACCTATGAATCGGTGGGCTTCAGCAGGCGCATAGAAAACTGAGGTCAGCTCGTCCATCAAGGTTATGACGGCTACTGCCAACCATGTGAGCCATATACGTCCATCCCTGTAATAGGAAAGGCCGTCCTTCCTGAAAAGCAGGTATAGAAATAACCCCAGAAGGCCGGCATTCGCCAAAAGTAGAACGTACATCTTCATCTGGAATTCCAACCTGGACGAGGGTTAGTCATGACTTTCAGGGAAGTAAAATGATAATTGAGATAGGCGTTCAGATATAGCTGATGAGAAGCCATTGGGTCCCATTAATAATACGAGGTCCAAAACTCACAAATTTGAGTCAAATGAAATATTTGCCATATATATATCGTCAGGAGCGAAGTTACAAACCAAATTTTGCACTGTGCGCCGTAATTGAAAGTAATGGTTTATAATTGACTGCGGCTCCATTCGTGGCTGTATCATGAATCCTGAAAACTTCGGTCTCGTCGACATTGGAGTCTGAAATCCGTTATGGTAATCTATAAGAGGGACCAGACATTTTCCAAGACGTTGACGTCAACTCTTTGATAG contains:
- a CDS encoding multidrug efflux RND transporter permease subunit; its protein translation is MLSRFFINRPVFASVVSILIMVAGAVCIFSLPIAQFPEITPPMVQVTASYPGASPKVVADTVAAPIEQQVNGVENMIYMSSTCGIDGSYTLKITFELGTNIDMATVLVQNRVAWAMATLPPEVQRQGVNTKKASTSFVTVLSLYSPDASHNDLFLTNYVTTTIKDQLNRLHGVGDLSIFPAKDYSMRVWLDPNKLEYNNLTTNDVVTALKSQNVQVAAGRVGQQPAPQGQVMDLQVNTLGRLTDPEQFGDIIVKTGQGGSLVHVHDIGRVELGAKSYDTLSYYNGMPSVTMVVYQTPGSNALDVADEVRHAMDGMKKSFPQGVDYKVVYETSEFVRASIKEVVITLVEAFILVFIVVFIFLQDWRATLVPATTIPVSIIGAFALMYVMGFSINMLTMFGLVLAIGIVVDDAIVVVENVDRNIIQHGLSPKDASIRAMDEITGAIIGITLVLMAVFVPASFLSGISGQLYRQFSLTIAVTTLLSAVNALTLKPVQCSLWLRPPEEKKKNFFFRGFEAGFAKLTAIYTTIVSFLVRHIPVMILCWIAALGLTYYGFTRVPTGFLPPEDDGLIMLNAQLPDGASLQRTDAVMKKVMEIIKTTDGVACYSVLPGSSILDGTGPTLGSGFVALAPWDERLKKGLTKQSIMNVLSQRFSEIQEAIVFAFSRPPISGLGQSGGFEMWIEDRAGVGLQALGQSAGQIVKEAQQNADVRSVNTTFRSGVPAIFVDVDRVKAMSLHVPLQSVFDTLQAFMGSTYVNDFNEFGRTWQVMVQAAAEYRSSPEDIARLQVRNLEGQMVPIGTLAKIQYSLGPLRIDRYNMFPAVRILGEPAEGASSGQALKSMENLAEENLPPGAEYEWTGMAYQEQKVGGQIFTVFGLAIFIVVLILAAQYESWIDPIAVVAVVPLAVLGAVTGLIVRGMDNNLYTQVGLVLLVGLSAKNAILVVEFAREKQAGGMIAIEAAVEGARLRFRAILMTSFAFIVGVSPLVIAQGAGAASRQALGTAVCAGMLGVTMLGVFFTPALYVAMQKFKRFQAK
- a CDS encoding efflux RND transporter periplasmic adaptor subunit, encoding MGSLYRLSVTLLIALLVIAVLGCQKETEKKAVRIPTVTVSVPIQTEAQKRLDYTGTTAALEYVDIRARVAGFLEKINFEPKQKVKAGDLLFVIDPRQYQAAVSEAKAQLEAKKASLKLAKTDEEIAKSLESKEAISWLKLQQATAKSDVSKADVDLSAANLDQARLNLEFTQVTSPIDGRVSRNYVDIGNLVGATEKTLLTTVVNDESIYCYFNVSELDLLFLKRMYPLPRNPEPLTVVKIPVLLELADEEGFPHEGRLDFTDTMINPSTGTIQFRAIFPNPDGLLLPGMFAKVRVPLKKFQALIVPEAAIQFDQGGRYLLVVDSQNVVRQKRIKMGQEEPNGMRVIDEGLLPDDRVIISGLQRARPGSPVNPISTSAPTGENTGQQKENSEKK
- a CDS encoding cyclic nucleotide-binding domain-containing protein, with product MIIQRAELFSDLSMEAINEIKTSMVEESHNKGTILFRQDDPADYFFTLMEGRVELVVGKQGEIDYTVSLPGEIFGLSSMVDRDCYTADAKCTAPTKVAKIKKDKLDRILEKYPRDATLFYKHLSTAIMSRLLDNYNAFLSQGTLQGVSYGTGQVAGDSEE
- the prxU gene encoding thioredoxin-dependent peroxiredoxin (Most members of this family contain a selenocysteine.), whose translation is MKKNEDMESCVATAKGPIASTSAPQQGSAQINPPVSGAMTQARVGKPAPDFEANAFQNGKFKNIKLSDYKGRWVALCFYPGDFTFVUPTELTAVAVKYPELQKMGVDVLALSTDSRFSHKMWQENELSKMVPGGVPFALLSDAGGKIGKIYGVYEDDAGVDIRGRFIIDPDGVIQGMEVLTPSVGRNVSELIRQVQAFQHVRKTGEATPSGWTPGKPTLKPGSDLVGNVWKVWKPEMAF
- a CDS encoding APC family permease produces the protein MKMYVLLLANAGLLGLFLYLLFRKDGLSYYRDGRIWLTWLAVAVITLMDELTSVFYAPAEAHRFIGPSAIVFIAFTAGFIHYMTTRLVEIAEILEHHKIFGGGVYSFSYLVLGPTVSFIAVSSIMVDYILTACLSAVSAVENATSFFMVPHIGKMAISITIVWAVAGLNILGIKENARFTFCIFILAGLVFFNLIVGGIVSLDGESIARLKNSVDHVSSKFESGSWTRDYGIFIASVASCVLAYSGVESVLQTAGLVKSWREIGKSYIFLALTVGLITPLVAALALSAPIDFAKHEGDLITHYATMVNGVWFGVAMAILASMTLIMAVNTAFVASSELLEAVSSRYGFKWFIATNQRASLYRVHLTNAVFFTSIIIITQGSQMILADMYAIGLVASFCINMGSLIIYRYFMGTKEVIQFSTNRMVTLVMFLIFVSCFVFLAWMKPHGTGLWATITILVLIGGLMVAKKKGPEIRSIAATDSHMDLILHLADSPEKELNIYFRRPREEAISEPQQNEVYVTFYNPRHGTPARLATNHFRMVVVRRSVYQHIIALLKVVEYELHDRDVNVHFGWPMSSWIDRMSIGVMVFNIMRLPRKFRSFNFNINYPGRTFNPRL